In Gimesia benthica, a single window of DNA contains:
- a CDS encoding redoxin domain-containing protein, which translates to MRGFYRLIPGFLSCLLFTSTLLAEPTESLVGKSVDNFKLQDFRGKQVQLEDVRDQKLVVLAFLGTECPLAKLYGDRLQKLADEYEAQGVAFCAIMSNQQDSLTEIAAYARKHGIKFPVLKDPGNHVADQIGAVRTPEIFLLDQQRTVRYHGRVDDQYGVGYIRDEPKRQDLKIAITELLAGKPVSVASTKPLGCFIGRIREPDPNSSVTYSNQIARLLQKHCVECHRQGEIAPFELTEYEEVAGWAETIAEVVRDQRMPPWHADPAHGKFSNDRSLTKAEKELIYQWVENGAPEGDPKELPETRTYVTGWKLPQKPDAVFYMDDKPFKVPAQAGKRGVKYQYFTVDPGFKEDKWLTGAEALPGNRAVVHHILVFARPPQGKRVRVFGEGDQFLVGYVPGSREVMLPEGMAKKVPAGSKLVFQMHYTPIGTEQEDRSKVGLVFTDESKVTHQVMTAHVLNHEFTRRKFPINANDDNFKIEGTSPPSDRNMLLLGFMPHMHLRGKSFRYELRKTPDGPGEVLLDVPAFDFNWQTAYKIEKPIPLEPGDYIHCVAHFNNSDSNLSNPDPDKPVYWGDQTWNEMMIGYFNVAVPREEAKAENRAQAVAFRLVLKRDKNKNGQLEKSEVPLVELPVFFRADQNKDDVVTVNELADMLEKTRGNKEE; encoded by the coding sequence ATGAGAGGCTTCTATCGTCTAATACCGGGTTTCCTGTCCTGCTTGCTGTTCACTTCGACTCTGCTGGCTGAACCCACAGAGTCGCTGGTGGGCAAATCGGTCGACAACTTCAAATTGCAGGATTTTCGAGGCAAACAGGTGCAACTGGAAGACGTCCGCGATCAGAAACTGGTCGTCCTGGCGTTTCTGGGAACCGAATGTCCGCTGGCCAAACTCTACGGCGATCGTCTGCAGAAACTGGCGGACGAATACGAGGCCCAGGGCGTAGCCTTCTGTGCCATCATGTCCAACCAGCAGGACTCACTGACCGAAATCGCCGCTTATGCCCGCAAGCATGGAATCAAGTTCCCCGTGCTCAAAGATCCGGGCAACCACGTGGCTGATCAGATTGGTGCCGTGCGGACACCGGAAATCTTTCTGCTCGATCAGCAGCGAACAGTCCGCTACCACGGTCGTGTCGACGATCAGTACGGCGTCGGTTACATCCGCGACGAACCCAAGCGCCAGGACCTGAAAATCGCGATCACAGAACTGCTCGCCGGGAAACCTGTCAGTGTCGCTTCCACGAAACCACTGGGTTGTTTCATTGGGCGCATCCGGGAACCGGATCCCAACAGCAGCGTCACGTATTCTAATCAGATCGCACGCCTGTTGCAGAAGCATTGTGTCGAGTGCCATCGACAAGGTGAAATCGCGCCGTTCGAACTCACTGAATACGAAGAAGTGGCCGGCTGGGCCGAAACCATCGCCGAGGTCGTTCGCGATCAGCGGATGCCCCCCTGGCACGCCGACCCCGCTCACGGAAAATTCTCCAACGATCGCAGCCTGACCAAAGCAGAAAAAGAGCTCATCTACCAGTGGGTAGAAAACGGCGCTCCCGAGGGGGATCCCAAAGAACTGCCCGAAACACGCACGTACGTGACCGGCTGGAAACTGCCCCAGAAGCCGGATGCCGTTTTCTATATGGATGACAAACCATTTAAGGTCCCGGCACAGGCAGGCAAACGAGGCGTCAAATATCAGTATTTCACTGTCGACCCCGGCTTTAAAGAAGACAAATGGCTCACCGGTGCAGAAGCCCTGCCCGGGAACCGGGCGGTCGTGCATCATATTCTCGTCTTCGCGCGTCCCCCGCAGGGAAAACGGGTTCGCGTGTTTGGTGAAGGCGATCAGTTCCTCGTCGGTTATGTACCCGGTTCACGGGAAGTCATGTTACCCGAGGGGATGGCCAAGAAAGTTCCCGCCGGTTCCAAGCTGGTCTTTCAAATGCACTACACTCCCATCGGCACCGAACAGGAAGATCGCAGCAAAGTCGGACTGGTCTTTACCGATGAATCCAAAGTCACACACCAGGTCATGACCGCACATGTGCTCAATCATGAGTTCACCCGACGCAAATTCCCCATCAATGCCAACGACGACAATTTTAAAATTGAAGGCACTTCCCCTCCCAGCGACCGCAATATGCTCCTGCTGGGCTTCATGCCTCACATGCACCTTCGCGGCAAATCCTTCCGCTATGAATTGCGGAAAACTCCGGATGGACCGGGCGAGGTTTTACTCGACGTGCCTGCTTTTGATTTCAACTGGCAGACAGCCTACAAGATTGAAAAGCCGATTCCACTTGAGCCCGGCGACTACATCCATTGTGTCGCACACTTCAATAACTCGGACAGCAATCTTTCCAACCCGGATCCCGATAAACCGGTTTACTGGGGCGATCAGACCTGGAATGAAATGATGATCGGCTATTTCAATGTTGCGGTTCCCCGAGAGGAAGCCAAAGCGGAAAACCGTGCCCAGGCCGTTGCCTTCCGTCTGGTGCTCAAACGCGACAAAAATAAAAATGGTCAGCTGGAAAAATCAGAAGTTCCGCTGGTGGAACTCCCCGTCTTTTTCCGGGCTGACCAGAACAAAGATGATGTCGTGACTGTCAACGAACTCGCAGACATGCTGGAAAAAACACGCGGCAATAAAGAGGAGTAA
- a CDS encoding sulfatase has product MGRALLGLMLLLSLILCGKTRSEAAETERPNVLFIAVDDLNDWISCLGGHPDCKTPNIDRLASRGLLFTNSHCAAPACNPSRAALLTGIRPSSSGVYLNSQPWRPAMQDAVTLPQHFRNHGYQSIGSGKIFHGRYNDYGSWDDYLKQTGDPQPTQAVLKDPHSRAGTIIWGVLDAQDQEMSDYKMANYAIDFLSKPDQKPFFLACGIYRPHMPWQVPRKYYDMYPLDKIQLPNIPEHDLDDIPPAGVRMAKPGGDHAKILKTENWRYAVQAYLASIAFADVQVGRVLDALDASPYAKNTIVVLWGDHGWHLGEKKHWRKFSLWEEATRAPLMMVVPGVTQAGTKCDQAVDFMNIYPTLCELCELPRGEHLDGLSMVSLLKDPAQTWERPALTTHGRLNHAVRGNRYRLIRYQNGDEELYDHSQDPMEWKNLADNPQYAETKQRLAKWFPAKNAPDAPHDASLGQGKKKKQKQGKGKSKKKSAQP; this is encoded by the coding sequence ATGGGTCGCGCGCTCCTCGGTTTAATGTTGCTGTTGTCTTTGATTTTGTGCGGTAAAACTCGCAGCGAGGCTGCGGAGACGGAGCGGCCGAATGTGCTGTTTATCGCCGTGGATGACCTGAACGACTGGATCAGTTGCCTGGGCGGTCATCCGGACTGTAAGACACCTAACATCGACCGGCTGGCGTCTCGGGGGCTGCTGTTTACGAATTCGCATTGTGCCGCCCCTGCCTGTAATCCTTCGCGGGCTGCGCTGCTGACGGGGATCCGCCCATCCAGTTCGGGCGTTTATCTGAACTCCCAGCCCTGGCGTCCCGCGATGCAGGACGCAGTGACGCTGCCTCAACATTTTCGCAATCATGGTTACCAGTCGATTGGGTCGGGCAAAATCTTCCATGGACGTTATAACGACTACGGATCGTGGGATGACTATCTGAAACAGACCGGTGATCCCCAACCGACGCAGGCCGTGCTGAAGGATCCTCACTCCCGTGCAGGTACGATTATCTGGGGTGTGCTGGATGCACAGGACCAGGAGATGAGCGATTACAAGATGGCGAATTACGCCATTGATTTTCTGAGCAAGCCTGACCAGAAGCCTTTCTTCCTGGCGTGCGGCATTTATCGCCCGCATATGCCCTGGCAGGTGCCGCGCAAGTATTATGACATGTATCCCCTGGACAAGATTCAGCTTCCCAATATTCCAGAACACGATCTGGATGACATTCCGCCAGCCGGCGTGCGGATGGCGAAACCAGGCGGAGATCATGCCAAGATCCTGAAGACCGAGAACTGGCGGTATGCGGTGCAGGCTTACCTGGCCAGTATTGCCTTTGCGGACGTGCAAGTGGGCCGAGTGCTGGACGCTCTGGATGCGAGCCCTTATGCAAAAAATACGATCGTCGTTCTCTGGGGTGATCATGGCTGGCACCTGGGAGAAAAGAAACACTGGCGGAAATTCTCGTTGTGGGAAGAAGCGACACGGGCTCCGCTGATGATGGTCGTTCCGGGAGTGACGCAGGCAGGCACCAAATGTGATCAGGCAGTAGACTTTATGAATATCTACCCGACACTGTGCGAACTGTGTGAGCTTCCACGGGGCGAACACCTGGATGGCCTCAGCATGGTTTCGTTACTGAAAGATCCCGCGCAAACGTGGGAACGTCCTGCATTAACCACACATGGCCGACTGAACCATGCAGTGCGGGGTAACCGGTATCGGCTGATTCGCTACCAGAATGGCGATGAAGAGTTGTACGATCACAGCCAGGATCCCATGGAATGGAAGAACCTGGCTGACAATCCCCAGTATGCGGAAACCAAACAACGGCTGGCAAAATGGTTCCCTGCGAAAAATGCTCCCGATGCACCGCATGATGCATCACTGGGACAGGGAAAGAAGAAGAAACAGAAGCAGGGTAAAGGCAAGTCGAAAAAGAAATCGGCCCAACCCTGA
- a CDS encoding LOG family protein, with protein MSKINSICVFCGSKSGSDPQYHASAQELGRLLAERNITLVYGGGSVGLMGIIADAVLAAGGKVIGVIPRQLATRELLHPGVEEMHVVEDMHTRKAKMAECSDAFIAMPGGFGTLEELFEVVSWVQLGIYLKPIGLLNTSGFYDPLLNLVEHCIETEFIKPKYRDLIIADETPATLVDHLEKHQLPHIEKILSLKQS; from the coding sequence ATGAGTAAGATCAACAGCATCTGCGTATTCTGCGGCTCGAAATCCGGCAGCGATCCTCAATACCATGCGTCAGCTCAGGAACTGGGACGTCTGCTGGCCGAACGAAACATCACGCTGGTTTACGGCGGCGGCAGCGTAGGACTGATGGGCATCATTGCAGATGCCGTACTCGCAGCCGGCGGTAAGGTGATCGGCGTTATTCCGCGACAACTGGCTACTCGGGAACTGCTCCATCCGGGAGTGGAAGAAATGCACGTTGTGGAAGACATGCATACCCGCAAAGCGAAAATGGCTGAATGTTCCGACGCGTTCATCGCGATGCCGGGCGGCTTCGGTACTCTCGAAGAACTCTTCGAGGTCGTCTCCTGGGTTCAACTCGGCATCTATCTCAAACCGATCGGACTGCTCAACACTTCAGGTTTCTATGATCCACTTCTGAATCTGGTCGAGCATTGTATTGAGACTGAATTCATTAAACCGAAATACCGCGACCTGATCATTGCCGATGAAACACCGGCTACGCTCGTCGATCATCTGGAGAAACACCAGCTGCCGCACATCGAGAAAATTCTGAGTCTCAAGCAGAGCTGA
- the acpS gene encoding holo-ACP synthase, with protein sequence MIVGLGTDIVEISRIGQMIERHGDTFLKRVFTESENEYCGTKKNKEQHYAGRWAAKEAVMKTLGTGFVKGIGWKEIEVVNLKSGKPTIVISGGVEQYAGELGIEEILITISHSREFATATAIAVGKMPLA encoded by the coding sequence GTGATAGTCGGGCTGGGAACAGACATCGTCGAAATTTCACGCATCGGTCAAATGATTGAGCGGCATGGTGATACCTTTCTCAAGCGTGTCTTCACGGAAAGTGAAAACGAGTACTGTGGCACCAAGAAGAACAAGGAACAGCATTACGCGGGACGATGGGCGGCCAAGGAAGCGGTCATGAAGACGCTGGGGACCGGCTTTGTGAAGGGTATCGGCTGGAAAGAGATTGAAGTGGTCAACCTGAAAAGTGGTAAGCCGACCATTGTGATTTCCGGAGGCGTAGAACAGTATGCGGGAGAACTGGGAATCGAGGAGATTCTAATCACGATCTCCCACAGCCGGGAATTTGCAACAGCTACGGCCATCGCTGTCGGAAAAATGCCGCTCGCTTGA
- the sthA gene encoding Si-specific NAD(P)(+) transhydrogenase: MPKAHYDVAVIGTGPGGEGAAMQAIKQGKSVISIEKFVEIGGNCTHKGTIPSKALRYSILRMSEINGYMRQMGRAGMVFDLEFPELRKTAASVIQKQVGMRRMFYERNGVDLVEGEARFLDPHHIHIETPNGLTEEISFDYAVIATGSRPYRPDDIDFSHPHIFCSDTILDLDFTPRSISVYGAGVIGCEYASMLRSMGMKVNLVNTRSSLLDFLDDEISDALSYHMRESGVLLRHCEHYESIEGTDDGVIINLQSGKKLKTDIMLFAAGRTGNSEHLGLETLEIEPDSRGQIAVNDDFQTTQSHIYAVGDIIGYPSLASAAYVQGRYAASHLDNGECERALIRDIPTGIYTSPEISSLGKTERELTEAKIPYEVGHSMFKHLARAQIMNCPTGMLKLLFHRETLEILGIHCFGPNASEIIHIGQAIMSQPGEANTLLYFINTTFNYPTMAEAYRVAALNGYNRLF; this comes from the coding sequence AACAGGGGAAATCGGTGATCTCGATCGAAAAGTTTGTCGAGATCGGCGGGAACTGCACGCACAAAGGAACGATCCCCAGTAAAGCCTTACGGTATTCCATTCTGCGGATGTCTGAGATCAACGGCTATATGCGGCAGATGGGACGGGCCGGGATGGTCTTTGACCTGGAATTTCCTGAGCTACGCAAAACAGCTGCCTCTGTGATTCAGAAGCAGGTCGGCATGCGGCGGATGTTTTATGAACGGAATGGCGTCGACCTGGTAGAGGGGGAGGCCCGGTTCCTGGACCCGCACCACATTCATATCGAAACACCTAATGGGCTGACCGAAGAAATTTCGTTCGACTATGCCGTGATCGCAACCGGATCGCGCCCCTACAGACCTGACGATATTGATTTCAGCCATCCCCATATTTTCTGCAGCGATACAATCCTGGATCTCGATTTTACCCCCCGCTCGATCAGTGTCTATGGAGCAGGGGTGATTGGTTGCGAATATGCGTCAATGCTGCGGTCGATGGGGATGAAGGTCAACCTGGTCAATACACGCAGCTCGCTGCTGGACTTCCTGGATGACGAAATCAGCGATGCCCTGAGTTATCACATGCGTGAAAGTGGGGTACTGCTGCGTCACTGTGAGCATTACGAATCGATAGAAGGAACCGATGACGGAGTGATCATCAATCTGCAGTCGGGAAAAAAACTGAAAACCGACATCATGCTGTTTGCAGCAGGACGTACAGGGAACTCGGAACACCTTGGTCTGGAAACCCTGGAGATCGAGCCTGACTCCCGTGGACAGATTGCTGTCAATGATGACTTCCAGACAACGCAATCACATATTTACGCCGTCGGAGATATTATCGGTTATCCGTCACTGGCAAGTGCCGCTTATGTGCAGGGTAGGTATGCCGCCAGCCATCTGGATAACGGTGAATGCGAGCGGGCTCTGATCCGAGATATTCCGACCGGGATTTATACCAGCCCGGAAATCAGCTCGCTGGGTAAGACCGAACGGGAACTGACCGAAGCCAAAATCCCCTATGAAGTCGGGCATTCGATGTTCAAACACCTGGCACGCGCCCAGATCATGAACTGTCCGACCGGCATGTTGAAGCTGCTGTTCCATCGCGAGACCCTGGAAATTCTGGGGATTCACTGCTTTGGGCCGAATGCTTCGGAAATTATTCACATTGGCCAGGCCATCATGTCACAGCCCGGTGAGGCTAATACGCTGCTGTATTTCATCAATACGACCTTCAACTACCCCACGATGGCGGAAGCGTATCGTGTAGCTGCATTGAATGGGTATAACCGCCTGTTCTGA